The Cervus canadensis isolate Bull #8, Minnesota chromosome 21, ASM1932006v1, whole genome shotgun sequence genomic interval AGAATTTCCTGTTCAAACTTGAAGTGACACATTGATGACAAATCAACTTTTTCCACTCTTGCTTCACTCTGAGTCTTCACAGGGCAGTCTGTGAAAGTCACAGATATTGCTTATTCTTGTCCTGgatttatgtttttgaatttctccttttattaccCAGCTATAGCAGGCCTCTTTTATGAGAGTAACCTGACCTCCCTACTAAAGGATGCATGACTTTCTGGCCAACAGAAGGTATGTGTCTCTCCTCTCTTGTCTCTCTATTAGACCATCTCACTTAGTGGGAACTAACGAATGTTAAATGTGATGCAAGTGATGTACAGTTTATATACGGCAAAATCAAAGTAGaacattgtttttaaataaattgaagtaAAAGGCAATCATAAGATATCTAATATGATGGGCCATTTCTCCAAGTATAAAAATTATTGTCTGTAGAATGTTACTCAAGTGCATACACATGGCAGGAATGGGTTTGTATATAATATTAAGTGGAACCTAAAGACCTCATGACAGGGAACAATTAGTTTTGGATTTTATGATCAGTAAAAGGTAAGTTTTTTGTACAATAATACAAATTGTATGTTAATATATTTCTGCTCAAACTTATAAATAGATTCTTGGAAAGGAAATCATTGTATAGCAAAGACCAAACATAATTCCTCATACATGTATTAGATTGAAAGTAACAAtccaaatttttaataaaaatcaagttGAGGTAACTTCCTAAAGGCTAATTTAAACTTAATTGTAAGtaatgaaagtatttttttaaaaaatcaaacttcaTATAAAAAATATGCTAAACTAATTAAAGATACTAACTAATATAAATCAGAAATAGTACCATAGAAATGATgactaaaataataattaaaactgatatttattgagaacttataAGTGCCAGGTTGAGTGCTCAGTGTTACATGCATTATGTATTACATAACCTTATTTCCATTTTAGATTATAATATGATACTAGATACTAAATAACTTTCTGAAGGtcacatttttcaatttaaaagctGCAATTCATTTCCAGATATTTCTGACTATTGCATCAACTGTCTGAATTATGTTGAGTTATGTATCTGGATTTTTCATAAGTAATCACCATCACTTATACAACTAAAATGACCTTTACTAACTTTCACATCTATAGGATCTTTCTGAAAGTTTGAACCAACAGTGTTTTCCATAAATGACCTATACCTGCTTTTCATTTTGTGGGTTCAAATATTAGCCATTAAATCACTTATCAACAACTTTTGTAAAGTAAgtattttttagtctttttctgttgttttatttttcatattgtttagtTTATATATGATTAGTGTGTCATGTGATATTTTACAAAGTATGAAACATTTCCTCAATTGTTAATGATTTCTCACAACTCCTCAACCATTCAAAATAAAGACCATTTGGCACCCCTTTTCATTGATCAAAGTAAGCCACCAAACAGTGTAATTTAGTGCAGGGGATTGTTGTATATGCCAACATTCTCTCTCCTCATCTTTAAAGAACTTAGTCTGTAAATCATTACTAAATTTCAAACTTACTATAAATATAGGTGAATCTCCTTGTtaatagaacattttaattttaatacaagcattatgatgattttaaaatatttctgtggaATCTGACTTCAGTGAAGATATTATTAGCCACGAATTTCTTTACTGCTCCCTAATTTATTGCTTTTCATTGTTTCAACCAATAATATATTGTCAAATacagaatatcttttttaaaaagtattctttcATGAAAGGCTTGTTTAAAGTACTGAGGAATTTAGAAGCAGGTTTTATATTTGTTCAGCTGCAAAGTGAACACTAAACTCTTTGCCCCACCCATCTTATTATACTAAGGTTCTTATCTCATCTACACCACTGATTCCTCAGTTCACTTAGAGCATGGTCCTTGACCTCACTCAGCTGCAAAGATGAATAACCAAGGAGTAACTTATGTAGAACTGAAGGCAGTCAAGAGCTCAAAGACACAGCAGATGAAACCGAAGATTTCTAAAAGTTCCAGTTCAATAACTGAGCAGGAATTAACATATGCAGAACTAAATCTTCAAAATGCTTCTCAGAATCTTCGTGAGAATGACAAGAACTACCACTCCAAAGGTAAAACACTTACTAGTCACACAAAGAAACTGTTCTAGGATTTGCAGTTGGGGTGCAGAGGTGTGAAGGAGGAGCAGGGGAAAAgctcacatatttttcattttgagaaagGGAGCTTAAAGTTGGTTGTGGTATTCTAATGTGAGATTGGAAGACTACTTTAATTCTGGCATTGCTATAATTTGAAGTCTTTGATCAACAACTCATTCAGCATTATATTCGctgaaaatgtgatatatgttaGAGAAAGACTACAGTGGTAGAAATGGGTTGGGGTCCAAGTTTATATCCATAAATCCCTGTTCATATGGGTTCTCGTGTATATAAAATCTAACCAACTGTCCCCAGCACTCCTTCACTCCTTTCTCACTGTCTCCTTTTATCTCCCTGCAGGTTCACCATCACCTCCAGAGAAGTGCATTGCTGGGATCCTGGGAATCATCTGCCTTGTCCTCATGTCCACTGTGGTGACAATGATCGTTGTTACTCCCTGTAAGTACATTTTTGAGAAAACTATAAGGgaacttttcactttaatgatgGTCAGTTCTCTAAACATTTCACAAGATTATAGAATGTGTCtatcattaaaatatatgcaattaGACTAAATGCAGAATGTATTTGGAATTTGTGAAATACATATGACACAAGATAATTACAGAGAGTATGTATATGGATATTCTGATTTCATAACTCAAAAGCATGCTTTAGGAGATTGAAAGATCTTACTGAGAAACACAAATTAATTTTTGAGATTGGTAAGGGGTGGTAAAATCTACTcctttaggtttttaaaatattttttccaccaAATCTTCATTACCCAATTAATTTTTCTTGGTAAAATCAGCTTTATTCCAGACTACTCTAATCCTAAACAATAAACTGAATTTCAAACTCACAAACTGAAATCATTATGAGTTATTTAGAGcaatgttaatttttataatgattaaTTTTGTAGCTACTGTAATACGGGAGCAGAATAACTCCTCTGCGATAGCAAGACTCCAAAAAGGTACATAATGATTTTAAAGCTCTGATATAAATACAATTTGTATTTTGCCTCTATCTTAGCCtagtgaaaataagaaaagatttaGGGGTAGAAGATAAATTACAAAATCGGGCAACAAACTTGCCTAAATAATGATTAAGGGAGAGTGTTTTTCCCTATGCAACAGTATGATCACCATATCCATTGTTGGCAATTGACTCCAAATTTGCCTGCTGTAATATGgtaaaagacaaataattttgCTACTCTAAAATAAAAGcttcatttcttgatttttagGACAAGTAAAGAggagatatttttatatgttttctttatatagaGACATAAATTGGGGTATGAGAGACTGACGCTGTGAAAGTATGGGTGAGATTTGTTTTATATGTACCAGCCTTGAGGGCATATAactttgttatatatatacatacatgtttataTCTATGCATACAtgtaagttaatttttgttttttaaaattcaaattgccTTTGAATAGTAATTCATAATCTTTCTCCAGAATTTCATTGTGGTTGTAGTCCAAAAGAGTGGGTTACATATTCCAACAATTGCTATTCTATTAGTTTGGAAAAAGAAACATTGAATAGGAGTTTGATGTCCTGCTCTACTAAGAATTCTACTCTGCTTTACATAGAtaatgaagaggaaatggtaagATATGAAGCATTTCAAACACTTTATTAAAGGCTTGATTCAGCCAATATTATATTTGTTAGAGTTCACTTGTGTTTTTGTACATATTTGTAGTTGGGTTATTTTAAAGATCTCTTAATATTCCAttaaacaatggaatatgactttcTGATACTTTACTTTCATTGTAAACCATTAATGCACGTTTGGTAATTTCCAGTTCTTCTGCTCCTTGTTAGCAGGTGTTCTGATGGACCCCCTTGTAAGGCTCACCTGTGTTGCCCCCAGGATTCTCTCAACACAGGAGGAGAGGCTGACCTGTGCCACCTCCTAGAGTTAGGTTAGGCACTAGGTGTTGGGAAGTAAGAGGCCCAAGTCACTTTCATCTGATGGTGGGGAGGATACGGTTCAGTTCAATTACTCAgtagagtccgactctttgcagcctcacaAACTGCAgcactcaggcctccctgtccatcaccaactcctggagtttactcaaactcatgtccatcgagttggtgatgccattcagccatctcatcctctgtcgtccccttctcctcctgcccccagtccctctgagcatcagggtcttttccaatgagtcaactcgtcgcatgaggtgaccaaactattggagtttcagcttcagcatcagtccttccaatgaacacccaggacttatcacctctaggatggaccggttggaactccatgcagtccaagggactctcaagagtcttctccaacacctcacttcaaaagcatcaattctttggcgctcagctttcttcacagtccaattctcacatccatacatgaccactggaaaaaccatagccttgactagacagacctttgttggcaaagtaatgtctctgctttttaacatgctacctaggtattccccatcccgatcccccctcccacctccctctccacccgattcctctgggtcttcccagtgcaccaggcccgagcacttgtctcatgctttttaatatgctatctaggttggtcgtaactttccttccaaggagtaagc includes:
- the LOC122423734 gene encoding NKG2-A/NKG2-B type II integral membrane protein-like, translated to MNNQGVTYVELKAVKSSKTQQMKPKISKSSSSITEQELTYAELNLQNASQNLRENDKNYHSKGSPSPPEKCIAGILGIICLVLMSTVVTMIVVTPSTVIREQNNSSAIARLQKEFHCGCSPKEWVTYSNNCYSISLEKETLNRSLMSCSTKNSTLLYIDNEEEMKFLMSLSITSWIPVFREGRGQPWMWLNRSIFKLKITDYSPDEHKCAVLSSGVIKAEDCQTPNAYNCKHKLEN